A section of the Saccharopolyspora gregorii genome encodes:
- a CDS encoding PspC domain-containing protein encodes MTETTNHQGTGATATGPDGLAAGSATATDPAGAGPAAEPRKFRRRRDGMLAGVCGGAADLLGIDAALVRVALVAATVLGFGTGILLYLVCWVLVPEG; translated from the coding sequence ATGACGGAGACGACGAACCACCAGGGCACCGGCGCCACCGCGACCGGGCCGGACGGCCTCGCCGCCGGGTCCGCCACCGCGACCGACCCGGCCGGTGCCGGACCCGCCGCCGAACCCCGCAAGTTCCGGCGGCGCCGGGACGGGATGCTCGCCGGGGTGTGCGGCGGCGCCGCCGACCTGCTCGGCATCGACGCGGCCCTGGTGCGGGTCGCGCTGGTCGCCGCCACCGTCCTCGGCTTCGGCACCGGGATCCTGCTGTACCTGGTCTGCTGGGTCCTGGTCCCGGAGGGCTGA
- a CDS encoding suppressor of fused domain protein, protein MSRFSGFPAHVEKYVGTVRGADSRGTGGRERAYHLVYCDHRSGPYVSVLTSGLREHTAGAPLPQELLCTVHADQEIHGRHLTAVVAELLTESNSRVGYGALIMNDRLLLPETEIAGALAAPHPYLADEFDVLLDEDGGPVLQLITLLPVTRGESQLVARYGRDALYDRWEQRNVDLTDIRRPSAA, encoded by the coding sequence ATGAGCCGGTTCAGCGGGTTCCCCGCGCACGTCGAGAAGTACGTCGGCACCGTCCGCGGCGCGGACTCCCGCGGCACCGGCGGGCGCGAGCGCGCCTACCACCTCGTCTACTGCGACCACCGCTCCGGGCCGTACGTGTCGGTGCTGACCAGCGGGCTGCGCGAGCACACGGCGGGCGCCCCGCTGCCGCAGGAGCTGCTGTGCACGGTGCACGCCGACCAGGAGATCCACGGCAGGCACCTCACGGCGGTGGTCGCCGAACTGCTCACCGAGTCGAACAGCCGCGTCGGCTACGGCGCCCTGATCATGAACGACCGCCTGCTGCTGCCGGAGACCGAGATCGCGGGCGCGCTGGCCGCGCCGCACCCGTACCTGGCCGACGAGTTCGACGTGCTGCTGGACGAGGACGGCGGCCCGGTGCTGCAGCTGATCACGCTGCTGCCGGTCACCCGCGGCGAGTCGCAGCTGGTGGCCCGCTACGGCCGGGACGCCCTCTACGACCGCTGGGAGCAGCGGAACGTGGACCTCACCGACATCCGCAGGCCGTCCGCGGCCTGA
- a CDS encoding xanthine dehydrogenase family protein molybdopterin-binding subunit produces MTSTAEPELGRARKRKEDARLITGRTRWTDNIALPGMLHLAVLRSPAAHARIASIDTERAAKMPGVRAVRTGRDLAAVQGSLPCAWPITPDMKAPQAPSLAVDAVHFAGEAVAVVAARSAAEAHDALDAIDVDYDDLPVVLDLDAAAGADSPLVHEELGTNRSATWTFDSAEAGTGGDVERALAEAEVRIDRTFRQQRLIPAFMEPRSVVVDPTGDQCTMWSATQVPHILRLMLATTLGVPEQRIRVIAPDVGGGFGGKLQVTPEEIITFLLARELGVPVKWTESRSESMVAAHHGRDQVQRLSLAARRDGTVTGLKVELLADMGAYLRLVTPGVPILGAFMFNGIYKFPAYHFSCTTVFTNKTPTDAYRGAGRPEATFGIERMMDELAAELGADPLELRRKNWIERDEFPFDTVSGLTYDSGDYAAATDEAVRLLGYAELRAEQAERRRTGAAVQLGIGVSTFTEMCGLAPSRVLGSLSYGAGGWEHAAIRVLPTGGVEVVTGVSPHGQGHETAWSQLVADRLGVPFEDVAVLHGDTQTSPKGLDTYGSRSLAVGGMAVVAAADKVIEKARRIAAHLMECAEDDVEFEAGRFGVRGTSRSTALGEVALAAFAAHDLPEGVEPSLDADATFDPENFSFPHGTHLCAVEVDTETGRVRIREYACVDDVGTVVNPLIVEGQVHGGLAQGIAQALYEEAVHDESGTLTTATLADYLVPSAADLPEYTTGRTETRATSNRLGVKGVGEAGTIASTPAVVNAVVDAIRHLGVTDVEMPCSPQRVWRAITGARASGATAPEPGGGTGSMNRVPGGDR; encoded by the coding sequence ATGACCTCCACCGCCGAACCGGAACTCGGCCGCGCCCGCAAGCGCAAGGAGGACGCCCGCCTCATCACCGGGCGCACCCGCTGGACCGACAACATCGCGCTGCCCGGCATGCTGCACCTGGCCGTGCTGCGCAGCCCCGCCGCGCACGCCCGCATCGCCTCCATCGACACCGAGCGCGCCGCGAAGATGCCCGGCGTCCGCGCCGTCCGCACCGGCCGCGACCTCGCCGCCGTCCAGGGCAGCCTGCCGTGCGCGTGGCCGATCACCCCGGACATGAAGGCGCCGCAGGCGCCGTCGCTGGCGGTGGACGCGGTGCACTTCGCCGGGGAGGCCGTCGCCGTCGTCGCCGCCCGCAGCGCCGCCGAGGCCCACGACGCGCTGGACGCGATCGACGTGGACTACGACGACCTGCCCGTGGTGCTCGACCTCGACGCCGCCGCAGGCGCGGATTCCCCGCTGGTGCACGAAGAACTCGGCACCAACCGCAGCGCCACCTGGACCTTCGACTCCGCCGAGGCGGGCACCGGCGGTGACGTGGAGCGGGCCCTCGCCGAAGCCGAGGTGCGGATCGACCGGACCTTCCGCCAGCAGCGGCTCATCCCGGCGTTCATGGAACCCCGCTCCGTCGTCGTCGACCCCACCGGCGACCAGTGCACGATGTGGTCGGCCACCCAGGTCCCGCACATCCTGCGGCTCATGCTGGCGACCACGCTGGGCGTGCCGGAGCAGCGGATCCGGGTGATCGCGCCGGACGTCGGCGGCGGGTTCGGCGGCAAGCTCCAGGTGACCCCGGAGGAGATCATCACCTTCCTGCTGGCCCGCGAACTCGGCGTGCCGGTGAAGTGGACCGAATCCCGCTCCGAGTCGATGGTCGCCGCCCACCACGGCCGCGACCAGGTGCAGCGGCTGTCGCTCGCCGCGCGCCGCGACGGCACCGTCACCGGGCTGAAGGTGGAGCTGCTCGCCGACATGGGCGCCTACCTGCGGCTGGTCACCCCGGGCGTGCCGATCCTCGGCGCGTTCATGTTCAACGGGATCTACAAGTTCCCGGCCTACCACTTCAGCTGCACCACCGTGTTCACCAACAAGACGCCGACCGACGCGTACCGGGGTGCCGGGCGGCCGGAGGCGACCTTCGGCATCGAGCGGATGATGGACGAACTCGCCGCCGAGCTCGGTGCGGACCCGCTGGAACTGCGGCGCAAGAACTGGATCGAGCGCGACGAGTTCCCGTTCGACACCGTCTCCGGGCTGACCTACGACTCGGGCGACTACGCGGCGGCGACCGACGAGGCGGTGCGGCTGCTGGGCTACGCGGAGCTGCGCGCCGAGCAGGCCGAGCGCAGGCGGACCGGTGCCGCGGTGCAGCTGGGCATCGGGGTCTCCACGTTCACCGAGATGTGCGGGCTCGCCCCGTCCCGGGTGCTCGGGTCGCTGTCCTACGGCGCGGGCGGCTGGGAGCACGCGGCGATCCGGGTGCTGCCCACCGGCGGGGTCGAGGTCGTCACCGGCGTCTCCCCGCACGGCCAGGGCCACGAGACGGCGTGGAGCCAGCTGGTCGCCGACCGGCTCGGCGTGCCGTTCGAGGACGTCGCGGTGCTGCACGGCGACACGCAGACCTCGCCGAAGGGCCTGGACACCTACGGTTCGCGGTCGCTCGCCGTGGGCGGCATGGCGGTGGTCGCCGCCGCCGACAAGGTGATCGAGAAGGCGCGGCGGATCGCCGCGCACCTGATGGAGTGCGCCGAGGACGACGTGGAGTTCGAAGCGGGCCGGTTCGGCGTGCGCGGCACCTCGCGGAGCACCGCGTTGGGCGAGGTGGCGCTGGCCGCGTTCGCCGCGCACGACCTGCCCGAAGGGGTCGAGCCCTCGCTGGACGCCGACGCCACCTTCGACCCGGAGAACTTCTCGTTCCCGCACGGCACCCACCTGTGCGCGGTCGAAGTGGACACCGAGACGGGCCGGGTGCGGATCCGCGAGTACGCGTGCGTCGACGACGTGGGCACCGTGGTGAACCCGCTGATCGTGGAGGGCCAGGTGCACGGCGGGCTCGCCCAGGGCATCGCGCAGGCGCTGTACGAGGAGGCCGTGCACGACGAGAGCGGCACCCTCACCACGGCGACGCTCGCCGACTACCTGGTGCCCTCCGCCGCGGACCTGCCGGAGTACACCACCGGCCGCACCGAGACGCGGGCGACGTCGAACCGGCTGGGCGTGAAGGGCGTCGGGGAGGCGGGCACCATCGCCTCCACTCCGGCGGTGGTCAACGCGGTGGTGGATGCGATCCGCCACCTCGGGGTGACCGACGTGGAGATGCCGTGCTCACCGCAGCGGGTGTGGCGGGCGATCACCGGGGCGCGCGCCTCCGGCGCCACCGCACCGGAACCCGGCGGCGGCACGGGTTCGATGAACCGAGTTCCAGGAGGCGACCGATGA
- a CDS encoding AAA family ATPase → MGEWRSPAEVAAALDATGYLPDEGIATAVFLALRMHRPLLCEGEPGTGKTELARSLAAALGVRLIRLQCHEGIDAAQALYDWDFPRQLLHLRTLEAAAGGALDADAAEPSLYRERFLLARPLLRALREAPCVLLVDEIDRADDEFEAFLLEFLSEHAVSIPEFGEVRAEVPPVVVLTSNRTRELHDALKRRCLYHWLDHPDLAREVAILRRRSPGLDERLAAQVADAVQRMRELELVKPPGVAEALDWARALQALGAAEFDPERAAAALGAVLKYREDADRVRAAGLLG, encoded by the coding sequence ATGGGTGAGTGGCGTTCCCCGGCCGAGGTGGCCGCGGCGCTGGACGCGACCGGGTACCTGCCGGACGAGGGCATCGCCACGGCGGTGTTCCTCGCGCTTCGGATGCACCGCCCGCTGCTGTGCGAGGGCGAGCCGGGCACCGGCAAGACGGAGCTCGCGCGGTCGCTGGCCGCGGCGCTCGGCGTGCGGCTGATCCGGTTGCAGTGCCACGAAGGCATCGACGCCGCGCAGGCCCTCTACGACTGGGACTTCCCGCGGCAGCTGCTGCACCTGCGCACCTTGGAGGCCGCGGCGGGCGGAGCGCTGGACGCGGACGCCGCGGAACCTTCGCTGTACCGGGAGCGGTTCCTGCTGGCCCGTCCGTTGCTGCGGGCGCTGCGGGAAGCGCCGTGCGTGCTGCTGGTGGACGAGATCGACCGCGCCGACGACGAGTTCGAGGCGTTCCTGCTGGAGTTCCTGTCCGAGCACGCGGTGAGCATCCCGGAGTTCGGCGAGGTCCGCGCCGAGGTGCCCCCGGTGGTGGTGCTGACCTCGAACCGCACCCGCGAACTGCACGACGCGCTGAAGCGCCGCTGCCTGTACCACTGGCTGGACCACCCGGACCTGGCGCGGGAGGTCGCGATCCTGCGCCGCCGGTCGCCCGGCCTGGACGAGCGGCTCGCCGCGCAGGTGGCGGACGCGGTGCAGCGGATGCGGGAGCTGGAGCTGGTGAAGCCGCCGGGGGTGGCGGAGGCGCTGGACTGGGCGCGGGCGTTGCAGGCCCTGGGCGCGGCCGAGTTCGACCCGGAGCGGGCGGCCGCCGCGCTGGGCGCGGTGCTGAAGTACCGGGAGGACGCGGACCGGGTCCGCGCCGCCGGGCTGCTCGGCTGA
- a CDS encoding beta-N-acetylhexosaminidase family protein, with product MAIPGALRRFGGSAAIVLSAALVAAGCTDAAPPPPQPGAGAEAGPSSYPAEGVPEVVPQPQKAERLGDDVAVRGKVELVVDPFVDEPTRDLAQRVLREAGASDVVVREPGPPAEDATLLVRIGDRMAPGVVKGLQANGWGAPSPLPAEGYVFAARGGQDTVVLGADDAAGAYYGVQTLRQLASPGRIAGVGVVDQPNMPIRGSIEGFYGSPWTHAERMDQLAFYGDVKLNTYVYAPKDDPYHRERWREPYPADKLSEVRELIGQAAAHHVRFTFALSPGQSICFSDPADFQALLAKLQAVYDSGVRDFSVPFDDISYTRWNCGEDQARYGAPGESAAGRAQAEILSRVQREFIDTHPDARPLQMVPTEYSDYDDSPYKTALREGLDPRVVAMWTGDGVIPRQITVSDAEKAAQAWGRKVFLWDNYPVNDFDGSEGRLLLGPYGEREPGLGEQLVGDVVNPMNQAAASKVVEIGAADFAWNDDDFDAQRAHRAAARYLATDPAAALRPASAADPATTQALQVFFDLNSMAPLANGSPWLPPAPELARRIEEFRSGWDGGDRAQALNGLRDYAQQVAQAPERIRASAPGDFVADSEPWLRATDLWGDALVTTVDGLQAREDGAGQVADERFAVAADLARRAEQVQTIPGETRPQGPVRLADGVLDVFVRQAPRL from the coding sequence ATGGCCATTCCAGGTGCGTTGCGCCGGTTCGGTGGTTCGGCGGCGATCGTGCTCAGCGCCGCGCTGGTCGCCGCGGGTTGCACCGACGCGGCACCGCCACCGCCGCAGCCCGGCGCGGGCGCGGAAGCGGGGCCGTCGTCCTACCCGGCCGAAGGCGTGCCCGAGGTGGTGCCGCAGCCGCAGAAGGCCGAGCGGCTCGGCGACGACGTCGCGGTGCGCGGCAAGGTCGAGCTCGTCGTCGACCCCTTCGTGGACGAACCCACCCGGGACCTGGCGCAGCGCGTGCTGCGCGAGGCCGGTGCCTCCGACGTGGTGGTGCGCGAACCGGGCCCGCCCGCCGAGGACGCGACGCTGCTGGTGCGGATCGGGGACCGGATGGCTCCCGGCGTGGTGAAGGGCCTGCAGGCCAACGGGTGGGGCGCGCCGTCACCGCTGCCCGCGGAGGGCTACGTGTTCGCCGCGCGCGGCGGCCAGGACACCGTGGTGCTCGGCGCCGACGACGCGGCGGGCGCCTACTACGGCGTGCAGACGCTGCGCCAGCTCGCGTCGCCCGGCCGGATCGCCGGGGTCGGCGTGGTCGACCAGCCGAACATGCCGATCCGCGGCTCCATCGAAGGCTTCTACGGGAGCCCGTGGACGCACGCGGAACGGATGGACCAGCTGGCGTTCTACGGCGACGTCAAGCTCAACACCTACGTCTACGCGCCGAAGGACGACCCGTACCACCGGGAGCGCTGGCGCGAGCCGTACCCGGCGGACAAGCTCTCCGAGGTGCGCGAGCTGATCGGCCAGGCCGCGGCGCACCACGTGCGGTTCACCTTCGCGCTGTCCCCCGGCCAGTCGATCTGCTTCAGCGACCCCGCGGACTTCCAGGCGCTGCTGGCGAAGCTGCAGGCCGTGTACGACTCGGGCGTGCGGGACTTCTCGGTGCCGTTCGACGACATCTCCTACACCCGCTGGAACTGCGGGGAGGACCAGGCGCGCTACGGCGCACCCGGCGAGTCGGCGGCGGGCCGCGCGCAGGCGGAGATCCTCAGCCGCGTGCAGCGCGAGTTCATCGACACCCACCCCGATGCGCGCCCGCTGCAGATGGTGCCCACCGAGTACTCCGACTACGACGACTCGCCGTACAAGACGGCGCTGCGCGAGGGCCTGGACCCGCGGGTCGTGGCGATGTGGACCGGGGACGGCGTGATCCCGCGGCAGATCACCGTCTCGGACGCGGAGAAGGCCGCGCAGGCGTGGGGCCGGAAGGTGTTCCTGTGGGACAACTACCCGGTCAACGACTTCGACGGTTCCGAGGGCCGGTTGCTGCTCGGGCCGTACGGGGAACGCGAACCGGGCCTGGGCGAGCAGCTCGTCGGTGACGTGGTGAACCCGATGAACCAGGCCGCGGCCAGCAAGGTCGTCGAGATCGGGGCGGCCGACTTCGCCTGGAACGACGACGACTTCGACGCCCAGCGCGCGCACCGCGCGGCGGCGCGCTACCTGGCGACGGACCCGGCGGCGGCGTTGCGCCCGGCTTCGGCGGCCGATCCGGCGACGACGCAGGCCCTGCAGGTGTTCTTCGACCTCAACAGCATGGCGCCGCTGGCGAACGGTTCCCCGTGGCTGCCGCCCGCGCCGGAGCTGGCGCGGCGCATCGAGGAGTTCCGCTCCGGGTGGGACGGCGGGGACCGGGCGCAGGCGCTGAACGGGCTGCGGGACTACGCGCAGCAGGTCGCGCAGGCCCCGGAGCGCATCCGCGCCTCGGCACCCGGGGACTTCGTCGCCGACTCGGAGCCGTGGCTGCGGGCCACCGACCTGTGGGGCGACGCGCTCGTGACCACGGTGGACGGCCTGCAGGCGCGGGAGGACGGTGCCGGGCAGGTCGCGGACGAGCGGTTCGCCGTCGCGGCCGACCTGGCCCGCCGGGCCGAGCAGGTGCAGACGATCCCGGGGGAGACCCGGCCGCAGGGCCCGGTGCGCCTCGCCGACGGGGTGCTGGACGTGTTCGTCCGGCAGGCCCCGCGGCTGTAA
- a CDS encoding vWA domain-containing protein — translation MACGPDRVRAFLAATAHTGVAERSAVYWAGRVTLCSDPADLARYDAAFAAWFGGAAPRPRAPAAPRRARIAPLEPGERQESGEAEPVRAAAADEVLRHRDLADLGEAEREHLRRLLAAVRPDPPDRPAARWRRARRGPLDARATLRAVLRSGGEPPRLERRRRGRRARRVVLLVDVSGSMEPYADALLRFAHVVVRRAPASTEVFTLGTRLTRVTAQLRGRDAERALRAAAAAVPDFSGGTRLGEVLRAFLDRWGRRGAARGAVVVVFSDGWERGDPALLGEQLRHLRRLARAVIWANPHAGHGEYAPVQSGIAAALPHLDALVPGHSLGSLQRVWAEVVRLGGNATAVRGAEMAMTRRGAAEVGRA, via the coding sequence ATGGCCTGCGGCCCGGACCGGGTGCGGGCGTTCCTGGCCGCCACCGCGCACACCGGGGTGGCGGAGCGCTCCGCGGTGTACTGGGCGGGCCGGGTGACGTTGTGCTCGGATCCCGCGGACCTGGCCCGCTACGACGCCGCGTTCGCCGCGTGGTTCGGCGGCGCCGCGCCGCGGCCGCGGGCACCTGCCGCGCCGCGCCGGGCCCGGATCGCGCCGCTCGAACCGGGGGAGCGGCAGGAGTCCGGGGAGGCCGAACCGGTGCGGGCCGCGGCCGCCGACGAGGTGCTGCGGCACCGGGACCTCGCCGACCTCGGCGAGGCCGAGCGCGAACACCTGCGCCGCCTGCTCGCGGCCGTGCGGCCCGATCCGCCGGACCGGCCGGCGGCGCGATGGCGCCGGGCGCGGCGCGGTCCGCTGGACGCCCGGGCGACGTTGCGGGCGGTGCTGCGCTCCGGGGGCGAGCCGCCGCGGCTGGAGCGCAGGCGTCGCGGCCGTCGGGCCCGCCGGGTGGTGCTGCTGGTCGACGTGTCCGGGTCGATGGAGCCGTACGCGGACGCGCTGCTGCGGTTCGCGCACGTGGTGGTCCGCCGGGCCCCGGCGAGCACCGAGGTGTTCACGCTCGGCACCCGCCTCACGCGGGTCACGGCGCAGCTGCGCGGACGCGACGCCGAGCGGGCGTTGCGGGCCGCCGCGGCGGCGGTGCCGGACTTCTCCGGCGGCACCCGGCTCGGCGAGGTGCTGCGGGCCTTCCTGGACCGGTGGGGGCGGCGGGGCGCGGCGCGCGGCGCGGTCGTCGTGGTGTTCTCCGACGGCTGGGAGCGCGGTGATCCGGCGCTGCTCGGCGAGCAGCTGCGGCACCTGCGGCGGCTGGCGCGGGCCGTGATCTGGGCGAACCCGCACGCCGGGCACGGCGAGTACGCGCCGGTGCAGTCCGGGATCGCGGCGGCGCTGCCGCACTTGGACGCGCTCGTACCGGGGCACAGCCTCGGCTCGTTGCAACGGGTGTGGGCGGAAGTTGTCCGCCTGGGTGGGAATGCGACGGCCGTCCGGGGTGCTGAGATGGCCATGACACGGCGAGGTGCAGCGGAGGTGGGCCGTGCGTGA
- a CDS encoding (2Fe-2S)-binding protein translates to MPRITVNVDGTDHTDDVEPRTLLVQHLRERLGKVGTVVGCDTSNCGACTVHLDGQSVKACSVLAVQADGHHVTTIEGLARDGELHPLQQAFHDAHALQCGFCTPGMIMQALDLLAETPDPDEQQVREGLEGNLCRCTGYQNIVRAVQDAARRMRPGAGPPLEQDAPRQRTSAETRTEVGRP, encoded by the coding sequence ATGCCGCGCATCACCGTCAACGTCGACGGCACCGACCACACCGACGACGTGGAGCCCCGAACCCTGCTCGTGCAGCACCTGCGGGAACGGCTCGGCAAGGTCGGCACCGTCGTCGGCTGCGACACCAGCAACTGCGGCGCCTGCACCGTCCACCTGGACGGGCAGAGCGTCAAGGCCTGCTCCGTGCTGGCGGTGCAGGCCGACGGACACCACGTCACCACGATCGAAGGGCTCGCCCGCGACGGCGAGCTCCACCCCTTGCAGCAGGCCTTCCACGACGCCCACGCGCTGCAGTGCGGGTTCTGCACCCCCGGCATGATCATGCAGGCGCTGGACCTGCTCGCCGAGACGCCCGACCCGGACGAGCAGCAGGTCCGCGAAGGCCTCGAAGGCAACCTGTGCCGCTGCACCGGCTACCAGAACATCGTCCGGGCCGTCCAGGACGCGGCGCGGCGGATGCGCCCCGGGGCCGGGCCACCGCTGGAGCAGGACGCCCCGCGGCAGCGTACGTCCGCCGAGACCCGGACCGAGGTGGGGCGGCCATGA
- a CDS encoding SRPBCC domain-containing protein — MQHHFTVPVPVDVAWPAIIDPERVAPCMPGATLTSAEGDRFTGSVKVKLGPISLLYKGSGSFQEVDESTRRVVIDAGGKDARGNGTAAATVTVTLTEEDGRTSAAVDTDLKVTGKPAQLGRGLMSEVGGKILHQFAANLARSLTGQDAAASQTGGGRSGAGEGLAAGSGARPAAPDPGGTTGEDEASRTGSDGPDRSDPGAGPRRSPDRSGHQGNGERPPGRAGRNPAWRVTSPAAAERTAPADAVAATTTAVRGSAHRADAVVTGGPAPSEEAIDLLGAAGTPVFKRALPVAAAVATAALLLRALRRRRARR; from the coding sequence ATGCAGCACCACTTCACCGTCCCGGTCCCGGTCGACGTGGCCTGGCCGGCGATCATCGATCCGGAGCGGGTCGCCCCGTGCATGCCCGGTGCCACGCTCACCTCCGCCGAGGGCGACCGCTTCACCGGCTCGGTGAAGGTGAAGCTGGGCCCGATCTCCTTGCTGTACAAGGGATCCGGCTCGTTCCAGGAGGTCGACGAATCGACGCGGCGGGTCGTGATCGACGCGGGCGGCAAGGACGCCAGGGGCAACGGCACGGCGGCGGCGACGGTGACCGTGACGCTCACCGAGGAGGACGGCCGCACCTCGGCGGCGGTGGACACCGACCTGAAGGTGACGGGGAAACCGGCGCAGCTGGGGCGCGGCCTGATGTCCGAGGTGGGCGGGAAGATCCTGCACCAGTTCGCGGCGAACCTGGCGCGGAGCCTGACCGGGCAGGACGCGGCGGCGTCCCAGACCGGTGGCGGGCGGAGCGGCGCCGGGGAGGGCCTCGCGGCCGGCTCCGGAGCCCGGCCCGCCGCGCCCGATCCCGGCGGCACGACCGGGGAGGACGAGGCGTCCCGCACCGGATCGGACGGCCCGGACCGCTCGGACCCGGGAGCGGGGCCGCGCCGGTCGCCGGACCGCTCCGGCCACCAGGGCAACGGCGAACGGCCCCCGGGCCGCGCGGGACGGAACCCGGCGTGGCGGGTCACCTCGCCCGCCGCCGCGGAGCGGACCGCGCCCGCCGACGCGGTGGCCGCCACGACCACCGCCGTGCGGGGTTCCGCGCACCGGGCGGACGCCGTGGTCACCGGCGGTCCGGCGCCGTCGGAGGAAGCCATCGACCTGCTCGGCGCGGCGGGCACGCCGGTGTTCAAGCGCGCGCTGCCGGTGGCCGCCGCCGTGGCGACCGCGGCGCTCCTGCTGCGCGCCCTCCGCCGCAGGCGTGCCCGGCGGTGA
- a CDS encoding XdhC family protein, whose protein sequence is MRDVLDEVFQRWESGESVGLGTVVATFRSAPRPPGASMLVTEGGEAVGSVSGGCVEGAVYERATAVLDGEPAALQRYGVSDDDAFAVGLTCGGILDVFVERVDRDSFPDFDAVAKSVREEEPVAVATVVDHPDPARVGAHLLVWRERTQGGLGEARIDDAVADDARGMLASGRSGVLEYGPQGQRRGEGMRVFVNAFEPPPRMLVFGAIDFAAAMARIGSFLGYRVTVCDARPVFATRSRFPGVDDVVVDWPHRYLAAEAEAGRLDARTAVMVLTHDPKFDVPVLEIALRQRLGYVGAMGSRRTHDDRMLRLREIGVPEADLARLSSPIGLDLGARTPEETAVSIAAELIALRWGGLGARLTETEGPIHR, encoded by the coding sequence GTGCGTGACGTGCTCGACGAGGTGTTCCAGCGGTGGGAGTCCGGGGAGTCGGTCGGCCTCGGCACGGTGGTCGCGACCTTCCGGTCCGCGCCGCGCCCGCCCGGGGCGTCGATGCTGGTCACCGAGGGCGGTGAGGCCGTCGGCAGCGTGTCCGGCGGGTGCGTGGAAGGAGCGGTGTACGAGCGGGCGACCGCGGTGCTCGACGGCGAACCGGCGGCGCTGCAGCGCTACGGCGTCAGCGATGACGACGCGTTCGCGGTCGGGTTGACCTGCGGCGGCATCCTCGACGTGTTCGTGGAGCGGGTGGACCGCGACTCGTTCCCCGACTTCGACGCGGTCGCGAAGTCGGTGCGCGAGGAGGAACCGGTGGCGGTCGCGACCGTCGTGGACCATCCCGATCCGGCTCGGGTCGGCGCGCACCTGCTCGTGTGGCGGGAGCGCACGCAGGGCGGGCTCGGCGAGGCGCGGATCGACGACGCGGTCGCCGACGACGCCCGCGGCATGCTCGCCAGCGGTCGCAGCGGCGTCCTGGAGTACGGGCCGCAGGGGCAGCGGCGCGGCGAGGGCATGCGGGTGTTCGTGAACGCCTTCGAACCGCCGCCGCGGATGCTGGTGTTCGGCGCGATCGACTTCGCCGCGGCGATGGCCCGCATCGGCTCGTTCCTCGGCTACCGGGTGACGGTGTGCGACGCGCGGCCGGTGTTCGCCACCCGCTCCCGGTTCCCCGGGGTGGACGACGTGGTCGTGGACTGGCCGCACCGCTACCTCGCGGCGGAGGCGGAAGCGGGCCGGCTGGACGCGCGGACCGCGGTGATGGTGCTGACGCACGACCCGAAGTTCGACGTGCCGGTGCTGGAGATCGCGCTGCGGCAGCGGCTCGGCTACGTGGGCGCGATGGGTTCGCGGCGCACCCACGACGACCGGATGCTGCGGCTGCGGGAGATCGGGGTCCCGGAGGCGGACCTGGCCCGGTTGTCCTCGCCGATCGGCCTGGACCTGGGGGCCCGCACCCCGGAGGAGACGGCGGTGTCGATCGCCGCCGAGCTGATCGCGCTGCGCTGGGGCGGGCTCGGCGCCCGGCTCACCGAGACGGAAGGACCCATCCACCGCTGA
- a CDS encoding FAD binding domain-containing protein → MIPAAFDHIAPSTVEEAVRALREAGDEAKVLGGGQSLLPVLRMRLADPQLVVDLGRIPELRGVREEGGTVVIGAMTTHHDVLRDRLVRAHLPLLAQATRTVADPQVRHRGTFGGALAHADPAGDLPAPALVLDAELVLAGPDGRRTVPAAEFFTDLFTTALEPDELLVEVRLPKWTGWSAHYEKFNRVAQAWSMVGVAAAVRVDGGAIAEARVGLTNMGPVPIRAFGVERALVGAPAEADAIRRAAELATEGTSPAADASADVDYREHLAQVLTGRAVAAAAGV, encoded by the coding sequence ATGATCCCGGCGGCGTTCGACCACATCGCACCGTCCACCGTGGAGGAAGCGGTGCGCGCGCTGCGGGAGGCCGGGGACGAGGCGAAGGTGCTCGGCGGCGGGCAGAGCCTGCTGCCGGTGCTGCGGATGCGGCTCGCCGACCCGCAGCTCGTCGTCGACCTCGGCCGCATCCCGGAGCTGCGCGGCGTGCGGGAGGAGGGCGGCACCGTCGTCATCGGCGCGATGACCACCCACCACGACGTGCTCCGGGACCGGCTGGTCCGCGCGCACCTGCCGCTGCTCGCGCAGGCCACCCGCACCGTCGCCGACCCGCAGGTGCGCCACCGCGGAACGTTCGGCGGGGCCCTCGCGCACGCCGACCCGGCCGGGGACCTGCCCGCGCCCGCGCTGGTGCTGGACGCGGAACTGGTGCTCGCCGGGCCGGACGGGCGGCGGACCGTTCCGGCCGCCGAGTTCTTCACCGACCTGTTCACCACCGCCCTGGAACCGGACGAGCTGCTGGTGGAGGTGCGGCTGCCGAAGTGGACGGGCTGGTCGGCGCACTACGAGAAGTTCAACCGGGTCGCCCAGGCCTGGTCGATGGTCGGCGTGGCCGCCGCGGTGCGGGTGGACGGCGGCGCGATCGCCGAAGCCCGCGTCGGCCTCACCAACATGGGGCCGGTGCCGATCCGCGCGTTCGGGGTGGAGCGGGCGCTGGTCGGCGCCCCGGCCGAAGCGGATGCGATCCGCCGCGCCGCCGAGCTCGCCACCGAGGGGACCAGCCCCGCCGCGGACGCGAGCGCCGACGTGGACTACCGGGAACACCTCGCGCAGGTCCTCACCGGACGAGCGGTGGCCGCGGCCGCCGGGGTGTAG